From a region of the Flavobacterium sediminilitoris genome:
- a CDS encoding RNA polymerase sigma factor — MDNLALSDAILVKKYIEGDESSLSVLIERHQSKIYGFIYTKIQDRDICDDIFQDTFIKVIKTLKTKSYNEEGKFLPWVMRIAHNLVIDYFRKSKRMPMQRDSKEFSVFSFLSDSSLNVENRIITEQIENDLNKLIDELPEDQKEVLIMRIYQDLSFKEIADSTGVSINTALGRMRYAIMNLRKVIEKNQIILTA; from the coding sequence ATGGATAATCTTGCACTTTCTGATGCAATTCTTGTTAAAAAATATATTGAAGGTGATGAATCATCTTTGTCAGTTCTAATAGAACGTCATCAATCAAAAATCTACGGCTTTATTTATACCAAAATTCAAGATAGAGATATTTGTGATGATATATTTCAAGATACTTTTATTAAAGTTATAAAGACTTTAAAAACAAAATCATATAATGAAGAAGGGAAGTTTCTACCATGGGTTATGCGAATTGCTCACAATTTAGTAATTGACTATTTTAGAAAATCTAAAAGAATGCCTATGCAAAGAGATTCGAAAGAATTCTCAGTATTTTCTTTTTTGTCTGATTCTAGTTTAAATGTAGAAAACAGAATTATAACCGAACAAATTGAAAATGATTTAAACAAACTAATAGATGAACTTCCTGAAGATCAAAAAGAGGTTTTAATAATGCGTATTTATCAAGATTTGAGTTTTAAAGAAATTGCAGATTCAACAGGTGTAAGCATTAACACTGCATTAGGTAGAATGAGATATGCAATAATGAATTTGAGAAAAGTTATTGAAAAGAACCAAATTATTTTAACTGCCTAA
- a CDS encoding endonuclease III domain-containing protein — MTKTEKITFVINTLNELYPEIPIPLDHKDPYTLLIAVLLSAQCTDVRVNQITPLLFEKADNPYDMVKMSIEEIKEIIRPCGLSPMKSKGIHGLSEILIEKYNGKVPQSFEALESLPAVGHKTASVVMSQAFGVPAFPVDTHIHRLMYRWNLTNGKNVQQTEKDAKRIFPKDHWNDLHLQIIWYGREYSPARGWDLEKDIITKTIGRKSVLDEYKKKKAS; from the coding sequence ATGACGAAGACTGAGAAAATAACGTTTGTTATAAATACGTTAAACGAATTATATCCCGAAATTCCTATTCCACTTGACCATAAAGATCCTTATACATTATTAATTGCGGTTTTACTTTCTGCTCAATGTACTGATGTAAGAGTAAATCAGATAACACCTTTATTATTTGAAAAAGCAGATAACCCTTATGATATGGTGAAAATGAGCATAGAAGAAATTAAAGAAATTATACGTCCTTGTGGCTTATCACCTATGAAATCAAAAGGGATACATGGTTTATCTGAAATATTAATTGAAAAATATAATGGAAAAGTTCCTCAAAGTTTTGAAGCACTAGAAAGTTTACCCGCAGTTGGTCATAAAACCGCTAGTGTAGTTATGAGTCAAGCATTTGGAGTTCCTGCTTTTCCAGTAGATACTCATATACATCGTTTAATGTATCGTTGGAATTTAACAAATGGAAAAAATGTTCAGCAAACCGAAAAAGATGCAAAACGAATTTTCCCAAAAGACCATTGGAATGATTTACACTTACAAATTATTTGGTATGGAAGAGAATATTCTCCAGCTCGTGGTTGGGATTTAGAAAAAGATATTATCACCAAAACCATTGGACGAAAATCAGTTTTAGATGAATATAAAAAGAAAAAGGCTTCATAA
- the bcp gene encoding thioredoxin-dependent thiol peroxidase, with product MTTLKKGDKAPSFSGLDQNGKKHTLEDYIGKKLVVFFYPKASTPGCTAEACDLRDNFERFKANNYTLLGVSADSAKAQTKFIEKHELPFPLLADENKSVIEAFGVWGPKKFMGREYDGIHRTTFIIDENGIIDEVIEKVKTKEHAAQILK from the coding sequence ATGACAACATTAAAAAAAGGGGATAAAGCTCCTAGTTTTTCAGGGTTAGATCAAAATGGAAAAAAACATACTTTAGAAGATTATATAGGTAAAAAGTTAGTCGTTTTCTTTTATCCCAAAGCAAGTACACCAGGTTGTACGGCAGAAGCGTGTGATTTGAGAGATAATTTTGAGCGTTTTAAGGCTAATAATTATACATTATTAGGAGTTAGTGCAGATAGTGCAAAAGCACAAACAAAGTTTATTGAAAAGCATGAATTGCCTTTTCCTTTATTAGCAGATGAAAATAAATCAGTCATTGAAGCATTTGGAGTTTGGGGACCAAAAAAATTCATGGGAAGAGAATATGATGGAATTCATAGAACTACTTTTATAATTGATGAAAATGGAATTATTGATGAAGTTATAGAAAAAGTGAAGACAAAAGAGCATGCAGCTCAAATATTGAAATAA